Within the Kribbella aluminosa genome, the region GTCATCCGGGCGAGCAGGTCGAGCGCGGTCTGCTGGGCCAGCTCGGTCAGCAGTCCGCCGAGCTGCTCGAGCGGCGTGGACCGCCAGAGCCCGCTGCCCGGGTCGATCCCGAAGTCCAGCCGGGTCGCGGCCAGCGCCGGGTCGGTCACCCGGTACGTGACGGTCGCCTGTACTGCGACGTCCTGGAAGTCCTGCGTGCGCCCGTGGAACAGCAGCGGCTGCTCGCGGTCGTCGATCGGGATCTCGCTCAGCGACGAGTTCAGCGCCCGGAACCAGAACGCCTGGCCGGCGCCGTCGTGCGCGACCTTGCCGCTGCGCAGGTGCCGCACGTGGGTGGTCGGGTTGGCCCGCAGGTGGCTGATGAAGCCGAACCGGGTGATGTCTGCCATCTTCTGCTCTCCTTGTCGTCACTTTGACGATAAGGGTGGAGATGACTTCTCGTCAAGGTGACGATTAAAGTAGGGCGTATGGATTTCGTGCCGCTCGGCCTGGCCACCGACCTGGTCATCCTGACCGTTCGCGGCGGCCGCCTGCAGGTGTTGCTGATCCGCCGCGGCATCCCGCCGTACCAGGGGCACTGGGCGCTGCCCGGCGGGTTCGTACGGCCGGACGAGGACCTGGAGGCGACCGCACGCCGCGAGCTGGCGGAGGAGACCGGCCTGTCCGCGGAAGGACTGCACCTCGAACAGGTCGCCACGTACGGCGCCCCGCACCGGGACCCGCGTGGCCGGGTGGTCAGCGTCGCGTACCTGGCCCTCGTCCCCGATCTCCCCGCCCCGGTAGCCGGCTCGGACGCCGCGTCGGCGAGCTGGATCGACGTCAACGCCGTACTCGAAGAGCACGCGGCGGATGCTGTGCAGGACGGGCGGACCGGCGTACGGGAGGTGCGACTTGCGTTCGACCATCGACGGATCCTTGCCGACGCGGTGGAGCGGGCCCGCGCGAAGCTGGAGTACTCGCCGTTGGCGACCGCGTTCTGCCCGCCGGAGTTCACGATCTCCGAGCTTCGCGGCGTCTACGAGGCGGTCTGGGGGATCCCGCTCGACCCCCGCAACTTCCACCGCAAGGTCACCAGGACCCCCGAATTCGTCACCCCCACGAGCGCCACGACGACCCGCGACGGCGGCCGCCCCGCCCAACTCTTCCACCGCGGCACCGCCACCACCCTCCACCCGCCGATGACCCGCGCCTGAGCTCCGCGGGACTGATTCATCCGAGCGTTCTCGTGCGCACGGCCAGCTCTTCCGCGGTGATCAGGTTGGTGTGGGTGCCGGGGGTCGTGCAGGCCCAGGAGGCGGCTACGGTCGCGGCCTGGGCGGCTTCGGGCCAGGGTGCGCCGTCCAGGAAGCGGGCCAGGAAGGCGGCCACGTAGGCGTCGCCGGCGCCGTTCGTGTCGACGATCGGGCGGTCCGGGAGGTCGATCGCGGGGAAGTGCCGGACCTTCTCGCCGCGGATGTGCAGGTAGCTGCCGTCGGCGCCGGCCATCGCGACCACCACGTCCGCGCGGCCGTTGGCGAGGATCCAGTCGACGCCTTCGTCGGGGAGCGCGGTCTTCGACACGAACACGATGTCGGACGCGGTCGCGAAGTCCTTGTGGTGGTCGTTGCGGCCGTCCCAGTC harbors:
- a CDS encoding NUDIX hydrolase; translation: MDFVPLGLATDLVILTVRGGRLQVLLIRRGIPPYQGHWALPGGFVRPDEDLEATARRELAEETGLSAEGLHLEQVATYGAPHRDPRGRVVSVAYLALVPDLPAPVAGSDAASASWIDVNAVLEEHAADAVQDGRTGVREVRLAFDHRRILADAVERARAKLEYSPLATAFCPPEFTISELRGVYEAVWGIPLDPRNFHRKVTRTPEFVTPTSATTTRDGGRPAQLFHRGTATTLHPPMTRA